The following proteins are co-located in the Roseiconus lacunae genome:
- the purN gene encoding phosphoribosylglycinamide formyltransferase — translation MTGANESISVAVFLSGGGRTLQNLLEHRDVHGLPIDVRLVISSRADVRGVQIAKDAGIETLVVRKKDHDDAEYCSAMFDPVRQSGADYVIMAGFLKHVLIPEDFEGRVINIHPSLLPAFGGPGMYGHHVHAAALKRGVKVSGCTVHFVDNHYDNGPIILQRTCDVFADDTPDTLAARVFEQECQALPDAIRTLRKIASS, via the coding sequence ATGACCGGAGCAAACGAATCCATCTCGGTTGCCGTCTTCTTAAGCGGCGGTGGCCGAACGCTGCAGAATCTGTTGGAGCACCGCGATGTTCATGGGTTGCCGATCGATGTTCGATTGGTAATTAGCAGCCGGGCGGACGTGCGCGGCGTGCAGATTGCCAAGGACGCCGGAATCGAAACGTTGGTCGTTCGAAAGAAAGATCATGACGACGCAGAGTACTGCAGTGCGATGTTTGATCCCGTACGTCAGTCCGGGGCGGACTACGTGATCATGGCGGGCTTCTTAAAGCACGTGTTGATTCCCGAAGATTTTGAAGGTCGGGTGATCAACATTCATCCGTCGCTCCTGCCGGCTTTCGGCGGTCCGGGTATGTACGGTCACCATGTGCATGCTGCCGCGCTGAAGCGGGGCGTGAAGGTCAGCGGCTGCACGGTCCATTTCGTCGATAATCACTACGACAACGGCCCAATCATTTTGCAACGGACTTGTGATGTATTTGCCGATGACACGCCCGACACACTCGCCGCCCGTGTGTTTGAACAGGAGTGTCAGGCGTTGCCCGATGCGATCCGAACGCTGAGGAAAATAGCGTCGTCTTGA
- a CDS encoding MlaE family ABC transporter permease produces MLHAWVVQWGSAVVEGVETIGDIALFAWRMLTWIATRLPQRGTLLTNFYEIGVLSLPVVALTGTFIGMVLAVQTYYQFHAIGLETHLGVVINTSLVRELGPVLAATMLAGRVGSAMAAVLGTMRVTEQIDALTTMGADPIHYLVVPRFLACILLIPALTIMADFMGIVGGYFYSVNILDIDHAAYLTRSREGVVGFDLFSGIFKSVFFGGIIAVVSCYQGFHCKAGADGVGKAATSAFVYSFVMILAIDLALNIILDEIYFMIYPSGASFQL; encoded by the coding sequence ATGCTTCACGCCTGGGTGGTTCAGTGGGGCTCGGCGGTGGTCGAAGGAGTCGAAACGATTGGCGACATCGCCTTATTCGCATGGCGGATGCTGACCTGGATCGCGACGCGTCTGCCTCAGCGAGGCACGCTGCTGACCAACTTCTATGAAATCGGAGTACTCAGCTTGCCCGTCGTCGCGCTGACGGGAACTTTCATCGGGATGGTGCTTGCCGTCCAGACGTACTACCAGTTCCACGCGATTGGATTGGAAACCCACCTGGGGGTCGTGATCAACACCTCGCTCGTCCGAGAACTCGGCCCGGTGCTTGCGGCGACGATGCTCGCCGGTCGTGTCGGCAGCGCCATGGCAGCCGTCTTGGGCACGATGCGGGTAACCGAACAAATCGACGCGCTAACAACGATGGGCGCCGACCCAATCCACTACTTGGTCGTCCCGCGCTTCCTAGCTTGCATTTTGTTGATCCCGGCGCTGACGATCATGGCGGACTTCATGGGGATCGTCGGCGGATACTTTTACAGCGTTAACATCCTGGACATTGACCACGCCGCCTACCTAACCCGCTCACGTGAAGGCGTTGTCGGCTTTGACTTGTTTAGCGGAATCTTTAAGAGCGTCTTCTTCGGCGGCATCATTGCGGTCGTCAGTTGCTACCAGGGATTTCACTGCAAAGCGGGCGCCGATGGCGTCGGCAAGGCGGCGACATCGGCATTCGTCTATTCCTTTGTGATGATTCTGGCGATCGATTTGGCCCTGAACATCATCTTGGACGAAATCTATTTCATGATCTATCCGTCGGGGGCGAGCTTTCAGCTATGA
- a CDS encoding GumC family protein, which produces MTKHPATESNEPESEFNLDLLGIVRRRIHLIAFGLLLGTTAATIYYQKQESIYESHLKVLVSQRSTEVARTGVRSADDATTPVQDKILATHIQLFTSPKVLQKAVEDHGLPKNAGEIAAALTITKVGDASILKATYQDTDPKVAAHVLQSVFETYHEYVESQSNTVGKQAIDLIATTQQKNEAELRRADEAYREFVASVPALVGSGGQAEDVHRTRVKTIEAELAKVQQSLADARSRRNVIVAATRGKKPEQVTDAQVMSLLSERDISRLNALVQIKEQRQAKEETNTQEDIDNAMERKSWEVEFQRLMSLSSQLEVMRTTYLSGHPSVRALEAEIQSVRQYVNKYRNDDRHQPEEPSPEDPLNLPPSEILQTYYEILKSDIDQFESREQELLVQSQRENELAKEVELTVLEGESLKANLQRAQARYDEVFKRLQELTLTNEYSGFSTDLLVTPKPEKFPFWPSKPKIAISGMMSGLMVGFLLAMVAEFRDRTFRDPSDLASSLDAPVLAHAPVLVERKLQKVAIADSNISPMVATFHEPCGNEAESYRVLRTSLLLSAKRDQKRVLLVTSPSPGDGKTTTTCNLAVSLAQTGKRVLLIDADMRRPMINRVFGIDNSLGLSDLMRGHRALSMCLHECEQLNLTLCPSGSQTASPSELLESQRFSKFIEHMRSVYDIILIDSPPVLAVADPAILADRVDSCLVVAKVKTNNAPLLERAVETLRQQGASVSGLIVTPDEGRYGYASYNYHSKREYGYLQSYQSYYRTEEPHRESGGRSRRRVNGVAVPPQATQKTIDGGTEHRNGQQAYSVSRQ; this is translated from the coding sequence ATGACTAAGCACCCTGCAACGGAATCGAATGAGCCGGAATCCGAGTTCAACTTGGACCTACTTGGGATCGTTCGCCGACGCATTCACTTAATTGCTTTCGGACTACTACTTGGCACGACCGCGGCCACGATTTACTACCAAAAACAGGAATCGATCTACGAGTCGCACCTCAAAGTATTGGTTTCGCAGCGATCGACAGAAGTGGCCCGCACGGGAGTTCGCTCTGCCGATGATGCGACCACACCGGTGCAAGACAAAATCCTGGCGACGCACATCCAACTCTTTACCAGCCCTAAAGTCCTGCAAAAAGCCGTCGAAGATCATGGCCTTCCGAAGAACGCCGGCGAGATCGCGGCGGCCCTGACGATCACAAAGGTCGGTGACGCAAGTATCCTGAAAGCGACCTACCAGGATACCGACCCAAAGGTCGCCGCGCATGTACTGCAATCAGTTTTCGAAACTTACCACGAGTACGTCGAAAGCCAATCGAACACGGTCGGCAAGCAAGCGATCGATCTGATCGCGACGACGCAACAAAAGAACGAAGCCGAACTGCGTCGTGCCGATGAAGCCTATCGTGAATTCGTCGCTTCGGTTCCGGCACTCGTCGGCAGTGGAGGTCAAGCCGAAGACGTTCACCGGACACGTGTTAAAACCATCGAAGCAGAACTCGCCAAGGTCCAGCAATCACTTGCCGATGCCCGGTCACGGCGGAATGTGATCGTTGCGGCGACCCGTGGGAAAAAGCCGGAACAAGTCACTGACGCTCAGGTGATGTCGCTACTCTCTGAACGAGATATTTCCAGGCTCAACGCGCTCGTACAAATCAAAGAGCAACGCCAAGCAAAAGAAGAGACGAACACGCAAGAGGACATCGACAACGCGATGGAGCGAAAGTCCTGGGAGGTTGAATTCCAACGCTTGATGAGTCTTTCAAGCCAGTTGGAAGTCATGCGTACGACCTACCTCTCGGGACACCCCAGCGTTCGAGCCCTCGAGGCAGAAATCCAAAGCGTTCGCCAATACGTCAACAAGTATCGCAATGACGACCGTCATCAGCCGGAAGAACCAAGCCCCGAAGACCCACTCAACCTGCCGCCGTCTGAAATTCTCCAGACCTATTACGAAATCCTCAAAAGCGATATCGATCAATTCGAGAGTCGCGAGCAAGAACTTCTGGTCCAGTCCCAACGCGAAAATGAACTCGCGAAGGAAGTCGAATTGACGGTACTCGAGGGTGAGTCCTTGAAGGCCAACTTGCAACGCGCCCAAGCTCGCTATGACGAGGTTTTCAAACGCCTACAAGAACTGACACTGACCAACGAGTACTCGGGGTTCTCGACGGATCTACTCGTCACCCCCAAGCCCGAGAAATTTCCGTTCTGGCCTAGCAAGCCCAAGATCGCAATCTCCGGCATGATGAGCGGGCTGATGGTCGGTTTTCTGCTCGCAATGGTTGCCGAGTTTCGCGACCGCACGTTCCGCGATCCATCAGACCTCGCCTCGAGCTTGGACGCACCCGTGCTTGCCCATGCACCAGTTCTGGTCGAACGCAAACTGCAAAAGGTTGCGATCGCCGATTCAAATATTTCGCCAATGGTGGCGACGTTTCATGAACCCTGCGGTAACGAGGCAGAATCTTACCGTGTGCTTCGAACGTCACTTTTGTTGTCGGCCAAACGCGATCAAAAACGAGTCCTTCTTGTCACGAGCCCCAGCCCTGGTGACGGCAAAACAACGACCACTTGTAACCTTGCCGTATCGCTCGCCCAGACGGGCAAACGTGTTCTACTAATCGACGCGGACATGCGACGCCCGATGATCAATCGTGTCTTTGGCATCGACAATTCACTTGGCTTATCGGATCTCATGCGTGGTCATCGAGCGTTGTCGATGTGCCTACACGAATGCGAACAACTTAACTTGACCTTGTGCCCAAGCGGATCTCAAACGGCTAGTCCTTCGGAACTGCTGGAGTCGCAGCGGTTTTCAAAATTTATCGAACACATGCGTAGCGTCTACGACATCATCCTGATCGACTCCCCACCGGTGTTAGCGGTCGCCGATCCAGCGATCCTCGCCGATCGCGTCGATAGTTGTTTGGTAGTGGCCAAAGTAAAAACGAACAACGCACCGCTTCTCGAGCGTGCCGTCGAAACGCTACGCCAGCAGGGAGCGTCGGTAAGTGGATTGATCGTTACCCCGGACGAAGGACGCTATGGCTACGCGTCTTACAACTACCACTCGAAACGCGAATACGGATATTTGCAAAGCTACCAAAGCTACTATCGCACGGAAGAACCGCATCGTGAATCGGGCGGTCGATCGCGTCGACGAGTCAACGGCGTTGCGGTGCCACCTCAAGCCACTCAAAAAACGATTGACGGCGGGACCGAACACCGAAACGGACAGCAGGCCTATTCCGTCTCTCGGCAGTAA
- a CDS encoding ABC transporter ATP-binding protein gives MSTDESNTTKAPEPQATEPQIQVRRVEVTFESQTILKEISVSISAGETVAVIGESGCGKTVFMKTLVGLINPTAGSILFDGMDLAKLTPQQISDVRRRFGFVFQNAALFDSMSVFDNVAFPLRQSTDADAREIRERVLRHLQDVGLPPGVAGRRPSELSGGMRKRVGLARAIILEPDLVVYDEPTTGLDPIMSDVINELMLDVRKRYPVTSVIVTHDMRTAQKVADRVLMFFPRTRLEADESQVLYDGPPEGLEESSERRVRQFVRGEAGDRIKEISK, from the coding sequence ATGAGCACTGACGAATCAAACACGACGAAAGCACCCGAGCCACAAGCGACGGAACCACAGATTCAAGTCCGCCGCGTCGAAGTAACCTTTGAATCACAAACGATCCTCAAAGAGATCTCGGTTTCGATCTCGGCAGGCGAAACAGTTGCCGTGATCGGTGAAAGCGGTTGCGGCAAGACGGTATTCATGAAGACATTGGTCGGACTGATCAACCCCACCGCCGGTTCGATCTTGTTTGACGGAATGGACCTCGCCAAGTTGACTCCACAACAGATCAGCGATGTGCGTCGCCGATTTGGATTCGTATTCCAGAACGCGGCGTTGTTCGACAGCATGTCCGTGTTTGACAATGTCGCCTTCCCACTACGCCAATCCACCGACGCGGACGCGCGAGAAATACGCGAGCGTGTCTTGCGGCACCTGCAAGACGTCGGACTGCCCCCGGGTGTCGCCGGGCGCAGACCGAGTGAACTGAGCGGAGGGATGCGAAAACGTGTCGGACTTGCCCGCGCGATCATCCTCGAACCAGATCTCGTCGTGTATGACGAACCCACCACGGGCCTCGACCCGATCATGAGCGACGTGATCAACGAACTGATGTTGGACGTGCGCAAGCGATACCCAGTTACGAGCGTGATTGTGACCCATGATATGAGAACGGCCCAAAAAGTTGCCGATCGTGTCTTGATGTTTTTCCCGCGGACTCGCCTAGAAGCCGACGAGTCACAAGTCCTCTACGATGGCCCGCCCGAAGGTCTCGAGGAGAGCTCGGAACGACGCGTTCGACAATTCGTCCGCGGTGAAGCCGGCGATCGAATCAAGGAGATCTCCAAATAA
- the ileS gene encoding isoleucine--tRNA ligase: MSKSASAPFRAAPASPKFPALEEEILEYWKQNRIYEKSLERRADAPPFVFFEGPPTANGMPHPGHCLTRAIKDVFPRYKTMRGFRCERKAGWDTHGLPVEVEVGKELGIHSKEEIENFGIEPFIHKCQQSVWRYMQQWQRLTERLGFWVDLEEAYVTYHQSYVESVWWSLKNLFDRGLLYQGHKIVWWWAQGGTALSSGEVGQGYREVADPSVYVLFPLVDQPKRNLLVWTTTPWTLPSNMYAAVHPELEYTLVRDSDTGQELYMASALVDKIAEKSKREFEALETCRGTDLIGLRYTPPFDGYKNSTGDPQGALLQPVDGNEKQHHYWRIVEADFVTTDSGSGIVHQAAAFGEVDYEVYDRERRRFVEGEQPTLLCAVGPDGKFVEAVSDDLLGVWVKDADKPLSRDLKERGLMFLQEQYLHDYPFCWRADQDPLIQYPRESWFIRTTKFRDLMLKNNSQIGWQPEHIRDGRFGNFLESNVDWALSRERYWGTPLPIWVCQQTGRMEAIGSYEELLAKPGVSGTEVWDKAKAEDPSLVDDLRVHKPYIDEVTYESPFAAGARMKRVSEVIDCWYDSGAMPFAQWGWPHQGDRDFDSQFPADFISEAIDQTRGWFYSQLAIATMLFGEGASIAEDGYEAATSDTASNALALKSDADYPLPFRNCIVLGLMLSQWWEAEGDDGKKIIALEEAETKKHAGKKFSKQIGKMSKSLRNYRSPEEIFDRYGADALRWYLFANQAPWNSIIYAEQSIKDSIPEFLLRLWNTFSFFTIYAEIDGFDPRDADGFDDQLSPASLASAPKYRAASERSEIDRWILSELHQTTAKVIDRMDALDNYNACQAITSLLDGLSNWFVRRSRDRFWASDKESQDKHDAYWTLYETLIQLTKLAAPFTPFLADTLWQRLTEPFEGKTLESVHLCDYPTSDPAVIDESLSDSMRLLREIASLGRAARASEKLKVRLPLSEVTVILTDDSKIAWLQNHDALIREELNVKVVHYTTEGDQYVQYTVVPNFKRLGPKVGKQVPAVKKALAEADGNELLAALQSQGVVSLAIGDATVQLDSDDIEVRLQAKDGWAAAQGLGCVVVLNTEVTPELQREGIAKDLVRVIQNQRKSIECQYTDRIEIAVDPSDDQVAEAMKEHGESITEETLADQLSVGTIEGVESADSEHGAIYVRKVSS, from the coding sequence ATGTCCAAATCCGCCTCCGCTCCGTTTCGTGCTGCCCCTGCCAGCCCCAAATTTCCCGCTCTGGAAGAGGAAATCCTGGAGTATTGGAAGCAGAACAGGATTTACGAAAAATCACTCGAGCGGCGTGCCGATGCCCCACCGTTCGTCTTTTTTGAAGGCCCGCCCACGGCGAACGGGATGCCACACCCAGGGCATTGTTTGACCCGGGCGATCAAGGACGTGTTTCCCCGCTACAAGACGATGCGAGGTTTCCGTTGCGAGCGAAAAGCCGGTTGGGATACCCACGGTTTGCCCGTCGAGGTCGAAGTCGGCAAGGAATTGGGGATCCACAGCAAGGAAGAGATCGAAAATTTTGGCATCGAGCCTTTCATCCATAAATGCCAGCAGTCGGTGTGGCGCTACATGCAGCAGTGGCAGCGGCTGACCGAACGGTTGGGGTTTTGGGTGGATCTGGAAGAGGCTTACGTGACCTATCACCAAAGCTATGTCGAGAGCGTTTGGTGGAGTCTGAAAAACCTGTTCGATCGTGGCTTGCTATACCAAGGCCACAAGATCGTTTGGTGGTGGGCACAGGGCGGAACGGCATTGTCCAGCGGCGAAGTCGGGCAGGGTTACCGCGAAGTTGCCGACCCCAGCGTGTACGTTTTGTTCCCGCTGGTCGATCAGCCGAAACGTAATTTGCTGGTGTGGACGACGACTCCCTGGACGTTGCCGAGCAACATGTACGCGGCGGTCCACCCGGAATTGGAATACACGTTGGTCCGCGATAGCGATACCGGCCAAGAGCTTTACATGGCATCGGCGTTGGTCGACAAGATCGCCGAGAAGTCGAAACGCGAATTCGAAGCGTTGGAAACGTGTCGCGGGACGGACCTGATCGGGTTGCGCTACACACCACCGTTCGATGGTTACAAGAATTCCACCGGTGATCCCCAAGGAGCTTTGCTTCAGCCTGTCGATGGCAACGAAAAACAACATCACTACTGGCGAATCGTCGAAGCCGACTTTGTGACCACCGACAGCGGATCGGGGATCGTTCACCAAGCCGCCGCGTTCGGGGAAGTCGACTATGAAGTCTATGATCGCGAACGTCGTCGGTTTGTCGAAGGCGAACAGCCCACGTTGCTTTGCGCGGTCGGTCCCGATGGAAAGTTTGTCGAAGCGGTCAGCGATGACTTGCTGGGCGTCTGGGTCAAGGATGCCGACAAGCCATTGTCACGTGATTTGAAAGAGCGTGGGTTGATGTTCTTGCAGGAACAGTACCTGCACGATTACCCGTTCTGTTGGCGGGCAGATCAGGATCCGCTGATTCAGTATCCACGTGAGAGCTGGTTCATTCGGACGACCAAGTTCCGCGATCTGATGCTAAAAAACAACTCGCAAATCGGTTGGCAACCGGAACACATTCGTGACGGTCGGTTCGGTAACTTTTTGGAATCCAACGTCGACTGGGCACTGTCGCGAGAACGTTATTGGGGGACGCCACTTCCGATCTGGGTTTGCCAACAAACCGGTCGGATGGAAGCGATCGGTAGCTACGAAGAGTTACTGGCCAAGCCGGGCGTTAGCGGTACAGAAGTTTGGGACAAGGCGAAGGCCGAGGATCCGTCGCTGGTCGACGACTTGCGAGTTCACAAGCCCTACATCGACGAAGTCACTTACGAGTCGCCGTTCGCCGCCGGCGCGCGGATGAAGCGGGTGAGTGAAGTCATCGACTGCTGGTACGACAGCGGTGCGATGCCCTTCGCCCAGTGGGGATGGCCACATCAAGGCGACCGGGATTTTGACTCGCAATTTCCCGCCGACTTTATCAGCGAAGCGATCGATCAAACCCGTGGTTGGTTCTACAGTCAATTGGCGATCGCGACGATGTTGTTCGGCGAGGGCGCGTCGATCGCCGAAGATGGATACGAAGCCGCAACAAGCGATACGGCGTCGAATGCGCTTGCCTTGAAATCCGATGCCGATTATCCGTTGCCGTTTCGCAATTGTATCGTGCTCGGTCTGATGCTGTCCCAATGGTGGGAAGCCGAGGGCGACGACGGCAAGAAAATCATCGCGCTCGAAGAAGCGGAAACAAAGAAACACGCCGGCAAGAAATTCTCCAAACAAATCGGCAAGATGTCCAAGAGCTTGCGCAATTACCGCAGTCCCGAGGAGATCTTCGATCGCTACGGCGCCGATGCGTTGCGTTGGTACTTGTTTGCCAACCAGGCGCCGTGGAATTCGATTATCTACGCCGAGCAGTCGATCAAGGATTCGATCCCTGAATTTTTGCTGCGGCTTTGGAACACGTTTAGTTTCTTCACGATCTATGCCGAGATCGACGGTTTTGATCCTCGCGATGCGGATGGATTCGACGACCAGCTTTCACCGGCTTCGCTTGCGTCGGCGCCGAAGTACCGTGCCGCGTCCGAGCGAAGTGAGATCGACCGTTGGATCTTGTCCGAACTTCATCAGACGACCGCCAAGGTGATCGATCGCATGGACGCGTTGGACAACTACAACGCCTGCCAAGCGATCACATCGCTGCTGGATGGGCTGAGCAATTGGTTTGTCCGCCGCAGTCGTGATCGGTTCTGGGCGAGTGATAAAGAATCCCAAGACAAGCACGACGCTTACTGGACGTTGTACGAAACGTTGATTCAGTTGACCAAGCTTGCCGCCCCGTTCACTCCGTTTTTGGCCGACACGTTGTGGCAGCGTTTGACCGAACCGTTCGAAGGCAAAACGCTCGAAAGTGTTCACTTGTGCGATTACCCGACCAGTGATCCGGCCGTCATCGATGAATCGTTGTCCGATTCGATGCGATTGCTTCGCGAGATCGCTTCACTGGGGCGTGCCGCCAGGGCCAGCGAGAAGCTAAAGGTGCGGTTGCCGCTATCAGAAGTCACGGTGATCTTGACCGATGATTCTAAGATCGCGTGGTTGCAGAACCATGACGCGCTTATCCGCGAGGAACTGAACGTCAAAGTGGTCCACTACACCACCGAAGGCGACCAGTACGTTCAGTACACCGTTGTGCCGAACTTCAAGCGACTGGGGCCAAAGGTCGGCAAGCAAGTGCCGGCGGTGAAAAAGGCGCTTGCCGAAGCGGACGGCAATGAGCTGTTGGCAGCCCTGCAATCGCAAGGCGTCGTTTCGCTTGCGATCGGTGATGCGACGGTCCAGCTTGATAGCGATGACATCGAAGTTCGCTTGCAAGCGAAAGACGGTTGGGCCGCGGCACAAGGGCTCGGTTGTGTGGTCGTACTGAACACCGAAGTCACCCCGGAACTGCAACGTGAAGGGATCGCAAAAGATTTAGTGCGGGTGATTCAGAACCAGCGGAAATCAATCGAGTGTCAGTATACCGATCGGATCGAAATCGCGGTCGACCCGAGTGACGATCAGGTTGCCGAGGCGATGAAAGAGCACGGCGAATCGATAACCGAGGAGACGTTGGCCGATCAGCTATCTGTCGGAACGATCGAGGGTGTCGAGTCTGCCGATTCCGAGCACGGTGCGATTTATGTTCGCAAGGTATCGTCATGA
- a CDS encoding MlaD family protein, whose amino-acid sequence MDDNRLKFGVGVLVIAALGIGVILTFLFGAVPRVLTREFELLVTFPNADGISSNTKVLLRGVEIGRVLDKNLRDKDVLVRIAIESAYQDKLTHEYLPRIVTGSMITRDAKLEFYKADEAELVAAWDEELPVVRNQRYTNEQFISRGIRKSDPFDLLINLEDELRLTLESVRDASGSLQLVGENVNQLVGDAQGVVGTANDELGDLSQEARNALIEFQGAMREVRGVLANDDLKAAMAELPSVLTEAQATFRSTQETFDSFRGVGNQFERVGVEAEKVVKNVDQTVDAVRDTVQSAKRSFGSAEQAIKNIETITEPIAANSDEIVAQALSSLRNLDATLRQIETFGTAINNSNGTVRRLLEDDEVYWNLKRTLENVEMATAKLRPIMDDVRIFSDKIARDPRELGVRGALNKRPSGFGLK is encoded by the coding sequence ATGGATGACAATCGACTAAAATTCGGAGTCGGCGTCTTAGTGATTGCCGCGTTGGGGATCGGAGTGATTCTGACGTTCCTATTCGGTGCGGTGCCACGTGTGCTGACGCGAGAGTTTGAGTTGCTCGTCACGTTCCCCAACGCCGATGGCATCAGCAGCAACACCAAGGTACTGCTGCGCGGTGTTGAAATCGGGCGTGTCTTGGACAAGAACCTACGAGACAAGGACGTCCTCGTTCGCATCGCGATCGAATCCGCCTACCAAGACAAACTGACCCACGAATACCTTCCGCGGATCGTGACCGGATCGATGATCACGCGCGATGCGAAACTCGAATTTTACAAGGCCGACGAAGCCGAATTGGTTGCGGCGTGGGACGAAGAATTGCCGGTCGTTCGCAACCAACGCTACACGAACGAACAATTCATCAGCAGGGGCATTCGTAAAAGCGACCCGTTTGATCTGCTGATCAATTTAGAAGATGAACTCCGATTGACACTCGAATCGGTACGCGACGCGAGCGGTTCGCTGCAACTCGTTGGCGAGAACGTCAATCAACTCGTCGGTGATGCACAAGGCGTCGTCGGAACTGCCAACGATGAACTGGGCGACCTTTCGCAAGAAGCGCGCAACGCGCTCATCGAATTCCAAGGCGCGATGCGCGAAGTCCGCGGCGTGCTGGCCAACGACGACCTGAAAGCCGCGATGGCCGAACTGCCATCGGTCCTCACCGAAGCCCAAGCAACGTTCCGATCCACACAAGAAACGTTCGACAGCTTCCGTGGCGTTGGCAATCAGTTTGAAAGGGTTGGCGTCGAGGCCGAAAAGGTGGTGAAGAACGTCGACCAAACCGTCGACGCCGTTCGCGACACCGTTCAGTCGGCCAAACGCAGTTTCGGTTCCGCCGAACAGGCGATCAAGAACATCGAGACGATCACGGAACCGATCGCCGCCAACAGTGACGAGATCGTCGCCCAGGCGCTGAGCAGTCTTCGCAACCTCGACGCCACGCTTCGCCAGATCGAAACGTTTGGGACCGCGATCAACAATAGCAACGGGACTGTCCGGCGATTGCTTGAGGACGATGAGGTCTACTGGAATCTGAAACGCACGCTAGAGAACGTCGAAATGGCGACCGCGAAGCTGCGTCCGATTATGGACGACGTCAGAATCTTCAGTGATAAGATCGCCCGAGACCCAAGAGAACTCGGCGTCCGTGGGGCACTCAACAAACGCCCCAGCGGCTTCGGGCTGAAGTAG